One window of the Pieris rapae chromosome 11, ilPieRapa1.1, whole genome shotgun sequence genome contains the following:
- the LOC110999442 gene encoding restin homolog isoform X11, whose translation MPVETKISFSDHSVILTEDTDSFIIGERVWVGGNKPGQIAYIGETQFAPGDWAGIVLDDPIGKNDGSVAGHRYFQCPEKRGVFSRLTRLTREPLFSHAPHDASPVSDAGSVFERPPSGLARQRRAGSPNGSIRSISSKMNASISTTTGADLRMGDRVIVSSSRGSKAGILRYVGVTEFATGVWAGVELDDPIGKNDGSVEGKRYFECAPRFGLFAPISKVSRSPSNRKPGACAIHSNGRATPLRRSNSRDSLTSLGTSIASSRAGVRLGVTSLGSQRVGPPRASSTPVSAKNALQELLREKQHHLERLMKERELERSEVAKVSLQVNRAETALAQVQKEASEASSENSKLKVELEKLNKLLEDERQKVEDLMFRNEEENINKEEYIRYKEAMEHEKMEREKFIRDLEAEVALQSARAETTSSALQALEEQRNADMATLSEQHKEELTAAQTLSSELQKLLDEAYALLKEKENEKDSLGKSMTDELTKVKAESEKALTEAKTKMAIAQTEFETQLSVLTSKLQLVESKLETEKQNVERLNKDNSQIITDLNTKLTQLQATVDDKTLELNKVLGTSKEHEVNLNKEISKLKMELSAKILDLEQLHDIKSKKDALCQKLQEEITQVKEELTRKITDYESVLNEASQQDEKNKSEIIRLQQDLNTKTKDYEKLLNESNKIKTTNEKAISDYKQTIHERDKEIVKLKDEFEETTANFNIKHSKIAEEHKKEIEDRNVKIEQLLKEIENHKQLLDKNKLEIDTLTTQFTINTDELNALKEENAKLKQTLNELNEINNTLKNKISSMELEIGELNRQFESTKEKCNELQQSKDKIESEYMNLTGQTTDSNEQFNKLTVHLKDTEKELQTLKDKHREVANNHGRIEQELKQKIFKLQEDFSVERSQLIQSIDENIEKYKIEEQKLKDIELHITEVNNRVKEVESENDKLLDENSILKQEVELLKMKEKELVNDFDFSRKNLEIDIDKYKEEVSLLRAEGASSEVKLMEKVDQLTEAQNDLNNKLEEARKHEDSLQKILEDMTSQMTYQKTQHEKEKSQILSQITDLNNQAETNKDEEIKLKKTLEEKETLIKDLNLKLEMLQVDLKSSEEMLVEKDRQITQANNEVTKTNESKSKLEEQLNILHSELASIKQKHESLLKNSSSEESLLKDQLGQLETFKVEIATLIADKTNLETKHAEVVTESTKLKAEFDDLVSRLKQTTDINNNLNKVIDEKDALLKSQEKKIDQNNKEIKNVHEEITRLKNEISDKIRALKEKQDQLDNLNDTIKGETNGAKQLIESIERETGELKAKHMSEVESLTNTVKTLQNSLTEHEKHSEELVQAREKINDLQTLLTKSDNDIKQLTTINEAQKLNYQDLNKQLQTQFDEYKKESKTLRHELKAKINDYEKELEESRKTIKQDLEKQSEMQNKLEVAEKNILELKQNLELLNVQQTNVGEKDERLEKLTFELQSTRNANSEALKNIEKTLQTLKNEIEQKVALIKEKDGLVLKLQDDLKTFKAKYEIAEREKVLLQKELSKRSNEIRDKNDNKSMGTLGQGDTAQDRTEEKEMIDGQVNFLNSVIVDMQKKNEQLMARVQALEGGALTTEPPLFNGRKVRAVAPRLFCDICDVFDAHDTEDCPKQGLPDDPPPSAKKQAPLPREYCDICEVFGHATENCDEEETF comes from the exons atcACAGTGTCATTCTTACTGAAGACACGGACAGTTTTATTATCGGGGAGCGTGTCTGGGTTGGTGGTAACAAACCAGGTCAAATTGCTTATATCGGAGAGACACAATTTGCTCCCGGAGATTGGGCCGGAATCGTACTTGACGACCCCATTG GAAAAAACGATGGTTCTGTGGCTGGGCATCGATACTTTCAGTGCCCAGAGAAACGGGGAGTTTTTTCCCGCCTCACACGCTTAACACGTGAACCACTCTTCTCGCATGCTCCACATGACGCCTCACCAGTGTCAGATGCTGGAAGCGTTTTCGAACGACCTCCATCAGGTTTGGCTCGGCAACGGCGCGCTGGTTCCCCCAATGGAAGTATTCGCAGCATCAGCAGCAAGATGA ATGCTTCTATCTCCACAACTACCGGTGCTGACCTTCGAATGGGTGACCGCGTCATTGTGTCTAGCAGTCGCGGTAGCAAAGCAGGAATTTTGAGATATGTAGGCGTTACTGAATTCGCTACTGGTGTATGGGCTGGAGTGGAACTTGACGATCCTATTGGCAAAAACGACGGATCAGTTGAAGGAAAAAG ATATTTCGAGTGCGCTCCACGTTTCGGTCTATTCGCTCCCATATCGAAGGTATCTCGGTCGCCATCGAACCGCAAGCCTGGAGCGTGTGCGATTCACAGCAACGGTCGGGCGACACCCTTGCGGCGATCTAATTCTCGCGACTCCCTCACATCCCTTGGCACATCGATCGCATCTTCTCGCGCAGGGGTGAGACTGGGGGTGACGTCGCTGGGTTCTCAG CGTGTTGGTCCTCCTCGTGCGTCCTCAACCCCGGTCTCCGCAAAGAATGCCCTGCAG GAACTTCTTCGTGAAAAGCAACATCATCTGGAGCGTCTTATGAAGGAGAGAGAATTGGAAAGATCAGAAGTCGCTAAAGTATCTCTTCAAGTTAACAGAGCAGAAACAGCGCTTGCGCAAGTACAAAAGGAGGCGTCTGAG GCGAGTTCAGAAAACTCGAAACTCAAAGTTGAACTTGAGAAACTAAATAAGCTTCTAGAAGATGAAAGACAGAAGGTTGAAGACCTTATGTTTAGAAATGAAGaagagaatattaataaagaagaGTATATT AGATACAAGGAAGCCATGGAG cACGAGAAAATGGAAAGAGAAAAATTCATCCGGGATTTAGAAGCAGAAGTCGCTCTACAATCTGCACGAGCGGAAACTACATCAAGTGCATTGCAAGCCCTGGAGGAACAAAGAAATGCAGATATGGCAACATTGTCCGAACAACATAAAGAGGAATTGACCGCTGCGCAaa CACTTTCATCTGAGTTACAAAAATTGTTGGACGAAGCATACGCTCTCctgaaagaaaaagaaaacgaAAAGGATTCTCTTGGTAAAAGCATGACAGACGAACTCACGAAAGTTAAAGCGGAATCAGAGAAAGCCCTTACTGAAGCCAAGACAAAGATGGCGATTGCTCAGACGGAGTTTGAAACTCAGTTATCTGTACTAACATCCAAATTGCAGCTAGTAGAATCAAAACTAGAgactgaaaaacaaaatgttgaacgcttaaataaagataatagtCAAATAATTACGGATTTAAATACGAAGCTCACTCAGCTTCAGGCAACAGTAGATGATAAAACTTTAGAACTAAATAAAG TACTTGGTACCAGCAAGGAGCACgaggttaatttaaataaagaaattagtaaattaaaaatggaactAAGCGCTAAAATATTAGATCTAGAACAGTTACAtgatattaaatctaaaaaagacGCTCTGTGTCAAAAGTTACAAGAGGAGATAACACAGGTCAAGGAAGAACTTACACGTAAAATAACTGATTATGAAAGTGTTTTGAATGAAGCTTCACAACAAGACGAAAAGAACAAGTCTGAAATAATACGACTTCAGCAAGACTTAAATACTAAAACGAAGGACTACGAAAAGTTACTTAatgaatcaaataaaataaaaaccactAATGAAAAAGCTATCAGTGATTATAAACAAACCATCCATGAGCGTGATAaggaaattgttaaattaaaagatgAATTTGAAGAAACTACAGCTAACTTCAATATTAAGCATAGTAAAATAGCTGAGGAacacaaaaaagaaattgagGATCGTAACGTTAAAATAGAGcagttattaaaagaaatagaaaatcacaaacaattattagacaaaaataaactagaaATAGATACATTGACTACACAATTTACTATTAACACGGATGAACTAAATGCTCTTAAAGAAGAAAACGCAAAATTAAAGCAAACTTTGAacgaattaaatgaaattaataatacgcttaagaataaaatatcttcaatGGAACTTGAGATTGGAGAATTAAATCGACAGTTCGAAAGTACTAAGGAAAAATGTAACGAATTACAACAATCTAAAGACAAGATTGAAAGtgaatatatgaatttaacaGGACAAACTACAGACTCGAATGAGCAATTTAATAAGCTCACTGTACATTTGAAAGATACCGAAAAGGAGCTACAAACTCTGAAAGATAAACACAGGGAGGTGGCTAACAATCATGGTAGAATAGAACaagaattaaaacaaaaaatatttaagctaCAGGAAGATTTCTCCGTAGAACGTTCACAACTCATTCAATctattgatgaaaatattgaaaaatacaaaatcgaagaacagaaattaaaagatattgaACTTCATATAACTGAAGTAAATAATCGTGTGAAGGAGGTAGAATCAGAAAATGACAAATTATTAGACGAAAATTCAATTCTAAAGCAAGAGGTTGAACTTCTAAAAATGAAAGAGAAAGAATTAGTAAATGACTTTGATTTTTCTCGCAAAAACCTTGAAATAGACATTGACAAATATAAAGAAGAAGTGTCACTATTGAGAGCAGAGGGTGCTTCTTCAGAAGTAAAATTGATGGAGAAGGTTGACCAGTTAACAGAAGCTCAAAAcgatcttaataataaattagaagAAGCTAGAAAACACGAGGACTCTCTTCAAAAGATTCTCGAGGACATGACATCACAAATGACCTACCAAAAAACTCaacatgaaaaagaaaaaagtcaAATCCTAAGTCAAATAACCGATTTGAACAATCAAGCAGAAACTAATAAGGATGAAGAGATTAAGCTAAAGAAAACTTTGgaagaaaaagaaacattaattaaggATTTAAACTTAAAGTTAGAAATGTTGCAAGTTGACCTAAAATCAAGTGAAGAAATGTTAGTAGAAAAGGATCGACAAATTACTCAAGCAAACAATGAAGTAACTAAAACGAAtgaaagtaaaagtaaattagaagaacaattaaatattttgcattCTGAATTAGCTTCAATCAAGCAGAAACATGAAAgtcttttgaaaaattcttcAAGTGAAGAATCTTTGCTTAAGGACCAACTAGGACAGTTAGAAACTTTTAAAGTGGAAATTGCAACATTAATCGCAGATAAAACTAATCTGGAAACAAAACACGCTGAAGTCGTCACCGAATCAACCAAACTAAAGGCAGAGTTTGATGATTTAGTTAGTAGACTTAAGCAAACAacagatattaataataatttaaataaagtaattgacGAAAAAGATGCATTACTAAAAtctcaagaaaaaaaaatagatcagAACAACAAAGAAATCAAAAACGTGCATGAAGAAATAACGAgacttaaaaatgaaattagtgACAAGATAAGAgcacttaaagaaaaacaggACCAACTCGATAACCTCAATGACACCATTAAAGGTGAAACAAATGGTGCCAAACAATTAATAGAATCAATAGAACGTGAGACTGGCGAACTTAAAGCAAAACACATGTCTGAAGTTGAATCTCTAACTAACAcagtaaaaacattacaaaattcaCTGACAGAACACGAAAAGCACTCCGAAGAACTCGTGCAGGCTcgtgaaaaaataaacgatttacaAACATTACTCACTAAGTCAGACAACGATATAAAACAACTGACGACTATTAACGAAGctcaaaaactaaattaccaAGATCTCAACAAACAATTACAGACTCAATTTGacgaatataaaaaagaaagcaaAACGTTAAGACACGAACTTAAAGCCAAAATAAATGACTACGAAAAGGAATTGGAAGAATCTAGGAAAACAATAAAGCAAGATTTAGAAAAGCAAAGTGAAATGCAAAATAAGTTAGAAGTCGcggagaaaaatattttagagcTAAAACAGAATTTAGAGTTATTAAATGTTCAACAAACGAACGTAGGAGAAAAGGATGAAAGATTAGAAAAGTTAACCTTTGAGTTGCAATCAACGAGAAATGCTAATTCGGAGGCTTTAAAGAATATAGAGAAGACATTGCAAACATTGAAGAACGAGATTGAACAGAAAGTCGcactaattaaagaaaaagatGGTCTTGTTCTCAAGTTACAAGATGATCTCAAG ACTTTTAAAGCGAAATATGAAATAGCGGAGAGAGAAAAGGTGCTTCTGCAAAAGGAATTGTCGAAGAGATCAAACGAAATACGCGACAAAAACGATAATAAATCGATGGGTACTTTGGGCCAGGGAGATACCGCGCAAGACAG AACAGAGGAGAAAGAGATGATCGACGGTCAAGTGAATTTCTTGAATTCGGTGATCGTGGATATGCAAAAAAAGAACGAGCAACTCATGGCAAGAGTACAAGCGTTGGAGGGAGGAGCGTTAACCACTGAACCACCGTTGTT TAACGGGCGGAAAGTGCGAGCCGTAGCGCCGCGTTTGTTCTGCGATATTTGCGACGTGTTTGACGCCCACGATACGGAAGACTGTCCCAAGCAGGGATTGCCCGATGACCCTCCGCCATCAGCCAAGAAGCAGGCGCCTTTGCCAAGGGAATACTGCGATATTTGTGAAG tATTTGGACATGCTACGGAGAACTGTGATGAAGAAGAAACCTTCTAA